A stretch of the Thalassotalea euphylliae genome encodes the following:
- the hinT gene encoding purine nucleoside phosphoramidase, whose product MENTDWQETIFSKIIRQEIPTELLYQDELVTAFRDISPRAKSHILIIPNKLIPTVNDVTESDELALGRLFTVAKKLAEQEGIAEDGYRLIMNCNKHGGQEVYHIHMHLLGGQPMGPMVSV is encoded by the coding sequence ATGGAAAATACTGACTGGCAAGAAACCATTTTCTCTAAAATTATTCGCCAAGAGATCCCAACCGAATTACTTTATCAAGATGAGCTAGTTACAGCTTTTCGTGATATTTCACCACGGGCTAAATCACACATACTGATCATTCCCAATAAATTAATTCCAACGGTCAATGATGTCACTGAAAGTGATGAATTAGCACTTGGCCGCTTATTTACAGTGGCTAAGAAGCTGGCTGAGCAAGAAGGCATTGCTGAAGATGGCTATCGGCTGATCATGAATTGCAATAAACATGGCGGCCAAGAGGTTTATCATATTCATATGCATTTATTAGGCGGTCAACCCATGGGGCCTATGGTAAGTGTGTAG
- a CDS encoding efflux RND transporter permease subunit, with translation MIAWFARNHVAANLLMITILMVGLMSMNLRIPLEVFPSFDSDVVSVNISLRGATPEDVELGVAIKVEEAVQDLEGIKKITSSSVEGAATINIEAESGYDARELLADIKSRVDAVNTFPADAEKPVIALRQRQREVIAVTIASNYSEKELREFAEKVRDDLLRLPEVTQLSLDAVRNYEIGIHLSQDKLREFNLSLNAVASAISNSSVDLSAGNIKTEGGDVLVRSKGQAYRQDEFESIVVKTNPDGTIVKLGDIANVNDGFEETPMRARFNGQQAALIEVYRIGQQNAIEVADAVKDYIEQQQDSLPAGFTLSYWDDDSEIVKSRLNTLISNALQGGFLVLLLLTLFLRPSIAFWVFIGIPVSFMGAFVFMPIFDISLNIMSLFGFILVLGIVVDDAIVTGENIYRHSQFAESGLQAAIKGTEEVATPVTFGILTTIAAFLPLAFIEGTRGALFAQIPIVVIPVLLFSLIESKFVLPSHLRHLKLRHEKENTSKLQALQQRFADGFEQAIIQYYQPILALAVRNRLTTLMSFIGVFILILSFITSGWTKFTFFPRIPSETARANLVMPVGTSFDVIDGYVEKMANAAIELQEKYRDEEGNSVITNVLAITGGNNTNIGRVRFEILPADKNESGVTIRQLVNEWRGLIGALPGAESLTFRAEIGRGGDPIDVQLSATDLGLLKTVAEEVKGRLATYPTVFEIADSLSNGKEEIQIELTEQGHAMGLSVSSVTQQVRNAFFGAQIQRIQRGRDDVRVMLRFPLAERSAIANLADMQISTPQGGDVPLSHIATFNTGKSPSTISRIDRYRTVNVTADVEKESTNMTVLNADLKPFLDELVVKYPGVSYSLEGEAREQQDSFGSLFYGLIFVFFIIYCLLAIPFKSYLQPIIVMSVIPFGAIGAVIGHWIMGMNLTIMSLLGLMALIGVVVNDSLVLVDFVNKKRAEGAQLMESVLIAGAARFRPVMLTSLTTFIGLMPLLFEKATQAQLLIPMAVSLGFGIIFATLITLVLVPVNYLLVEDLKSALKFSKDARQLSAAN, from the coding sequence ATGATCGCCTGGTTTGCTCGTAACCACGTCGCGGCAAATTTATTGATGATCACCATTTTAATGGTGGGCTTGATGTCAATGAATCTGCGTATTCCGCTCGAAGTCTTTCCGTCATTCGATTCTGATGTGGTCTCCGTCAATATCAGTTTACGCGGCGCGACGCCAGAGGATGTTGAGCTGGGTGTTGCTATTAAAGTGGAAGAGGCCGTACAAGATTTGGAAGGGATCAAAAAGATCACCAGTAGTTCGGTTGAAGGCGCAGCGACAATTAATATTGAAGCTGAATCTGGCTATGATGCCCGTGAATTATTGGCTGATATTAAAAGTCGAGTTGATGCGGTAAATACCTTTCCGGCTGACGCGGAAAAGCCTGTAATTGCGCTTCGTCAACGTCAGCGTGAAGTTATTGCCGTCACCATAGCCTCAAACTATAGCGAAAAAGAGCTTAGAGAGTTTGCGGAAAAAGTGCGTGATGATCTACTTAGGCTGCCTGAAGTAACCCAGCTTTCACTTGACGCTGTGCGAAACTATGAAATCGGCATTCATTTATCACAAGACAAGCTACGCGAGTTTAATTTATCGCTTAATGCTGTAGCGAGTGCTATCAGTAATAGCTCTGTTGATTTATCTGCCGGTAACATTAAAACCGAAGGTGGCGATGTACTGGTGCGCAGTAAAGGCCAAGCTTATCGGCAAGATGAATTTGAAAGTATTGTGGTAAAAACAAATCCTGATGGCACGATTGTTAAGCTGGGTGATATCGCCAACGTCAATGATGGTTTTGAAGAAACACCGATGAGAGCGCGTTTTAACGGCCAGCAAGCGGCATTAATTGAGGTTTATCGAATTGGTCAGCAAAATGCGATTGAAGTCGCTGATGCGGTCAAAGATTACATTGAGCAGCAGCAAGATAGCTTGCCTGCTGGCTTTACCCTAAGCTATTGGGATGATGACTCAGAAATTGTTAAAAGCCGCTTAAACACGTTAATTAGCAATGCCTTGCAGGGCGGCTTCTTGGTATTACTGTTATTAACCTTGTTCTTGCGTCCAAGCATTGCTTTTTGGGTATTTATTGGCATTCCCGTCAGCTTTATGGGCGCCTTTGTATTTATGCCAATTTTTGATATTTCGCTCAATATCATGAGCCTATTTGGCTTCATTTTAGTGTTGGGCATCGTTGTAGATGATGCCATTGTTACTGGTGAGAATATTTATCGTCATAGCCAGTTTGCTGAATCAGGCTTACAGGCAGCGATTAAAGGCACGGAAGAGGTGGCAACTCCAGTGACCTTTGGCATTTTAACCACAATCGCTGCATTTCTGCCACTGGCATTTATTGAAGGCACTCGTGGTGCCTTGTTTGCGCAAATTCCGATTGTGGTGATTCCTGTCTTACTATTTTCTCTGATTGAATCTAAATTCGTTTTACCGTCCCATTTACGCCATTTAAAACTGCGACATGAAAAAGAAAACACATCTAAATTACAGGCACTACAACAGAGATTCGCCGATGGTTTTGAGCAAGCCATTATTCAGTACTATCAGCCGATATTAGCGCTTGCCGTGCGCAACCGTTTAACCACCTTAATGAGCTTTATCGGCGTCTTTATTTTGATCTTGTCTTTTATCACCAGTGGCTGGACTAAGTTTACGTTTTTTCCACGTATTCCTAGCGAAACTGCACGTGCTAATTTAGTTATGCCGGTTGGCACCAGCTTTGACGTCATAGATGGCTATGTTGAGAAAATGGCTAATGCAGCCATTGAATTGCAAGAAAAGTATCGCGATGAAGAAGGGAATAGCGTGATCACCAATGTACTTGCCATTACTGGCGGTAATAATACTAATATTGGTCGTGTTCGATTTGAAATTTTGCCAGCAGATAAAAATGAATCAGGTGTTACTATTCGCCAACTCGTCAATGAATGGCGCGGGTTGATAGGCGCATTACCGGGTGCTGAAAGTTTAACTTTTAGGGCAGAAATCGGGCGCGGCGGTGATCCCATTGATGTTCAGCTATCTGCTACCGATCTCGGTTTGTTAAAAACAGTCGCTGAAGAAGTTAAAGGGCGCTTGGCAACTTATCCCACAGTGTTTGAAATTGCCGATAGCTTATCCAATGGTAAAGAAGAGATACAAATCGAATTAACGGAACAAGGTCACGCCATGGGTTTGTCGGTCAGCAGTGTCACTCAGCAAGTACGCAACGCCTTTTTTGGCGCGCAAATTCAACGTATTCAACGGGGTCGAGATGATGTGCGTGTGATGCTCCGTTTTCCACTCGCAGAGCGTTCAGCAATAGCAAATCTCGCCGATATGCAAATATCAACGCCACAAGGTGGCGATGTGCCGCTGTCTCACATTGCCACATTTAACACTGGTAAAAGTCCGTCAACTATTAGTCGCATTGATCGCTACCGAACCGTTAATGTTACGGCCGATGTAGAGAAAGAAAGCACTAACATGACGGTACTTAATGCAGATTTAAAACCTTTCTTGGATGAACTTGTTGTTAAGTACCCTGGGGTAAGCTATTCACTGGAAGGGGAAGCGCGTGAGCAACAAGACTCGTTTGGCAGCCTGTTTTATGGCTTAATTTTTGTGTTCTTTATTATCTATTGTTTGTTAGCGATTCCGTTTAAATCGTACTTGCAGCCAATTATTGTAATGTCTGTTATACCATTTGGCGCAATTGGTGCGGTAATTGGCCATTGGATCATGGGCATGAATTTAACCATTATGAGTCTGCTGGGATTAATGGCGCTCATTGGTGTAGTTGTTAATGACTCCTTGGTACTCGTTGATTTCGTCAATAAAAAACGGGCAGAAGGGGCGCAATTAATGGAGTCGGTGTTAATTGCTGGTGCTGCACGTTTTCGCCCAGTAATGCTTACATCACTAACCACCTTTATTGGCTTAATGCCGCTATTGTTTGAAAAAGCGACGCAAGCTCAACTCCTAATTCCAATGGCCGTGTCACTGGGGTTTGGGATTATATTTGCTACCTTGATCACCTTAGTTTTAGTACCCGTTAATTATTTGCTGGTGGAAGATCTAAAAAGCGCGTTAAAATTTAGTAAAGACGCTAGGCAGCTCTCCGCTGCCAATTAA
- a CDS encoding efflux RND transporter periplasmic adaptor subunit, translated as MTFNKKLTRFGVPILVLATFIIAANFVASNPPQAKRGKPSAAPQLNVAVQTINNEKLTLKISSYGTVQPRTQSILMPQVAGEITAISDNFREGGFFEQGEVLVKLDDRDYLADINIAKANLYSAKQALTEELARAEQAKQDWQRLGNSEQASELVLRKPQLLAAEAAVYSAEAQLAKAQLSLERTEIKAPYTGRILNKAADLGQVVSANTQLAEIFAVDYVEVRLPIKNNDLPYMNLPERTRFDNEVKVQLPSVTIYSELVNEQQWQGRVIRTEGAFDQNSQQLFVVAQIDDPYGVASTNGLPLKIGQYVRADIEGKSLSKVIKIPNKAIYQGSYVFVVKDGLLKRQAINIAWQNKEFALLEQGYTKGEQGYTQEEQGLTEGDLLVLTPLGQVNSGTPVAVVAKDGRNLNLKQSQNNNQVTSASNQTTSQAARQTKQHRGKKPSADQVQASKKALMNKEAAL; from the coding sequence ATGACGTTCAATAAAAAGCTAACCCGATTTGGTGTGCCAATCCTTGTATTGGCAACCTTTATTATTGCGGCTAATTTTGTGGCAAGTAATCCGCCGCAAGCTAAACGCGGTAAACCGAGTGCTGCGCCACAACTTAACGTTGCCGTGCAAACCATTAACAATGAAAAACTAACGTTAAAAATTAGCAGTTACGGCACGGTACAGCCAAGAACACAAAGCATATTAATGCCGCAAGTTGCAGGCGAGATCACTGCAATTAGCGACAACTTTCGTGAAGGTGGTTTTTTTGAACAAGGTGAAGTGCTGGTTAAGTTAGACGATAGAGATTACCTTGCAGATATTAATATCGCCAAAGCCAATTTATACAGTGCTAAGCAAGCGTTAACAGAAGAATTAGCGCGTGCAGAGCAAGCAAAACAGGATTGGCAGCGGTTGGGTAACAGCGAGCAAGCCTCGGAGTTAGTATTGCGAAAGCCACAGTTACTTGCAGCCGAAGCTGCTGTGTATTCGGCAGAGGCGCAACTAGCAAAGGCACAATTGTCACTAGAACGCACTGAAATTAAAGCACCCTATACGGGACGAATTCTCAATAAAGCTGCAGATCTCGGGCAAGTTGTGTCAGCTAATACCCAGCTTGCCGAAATATTCGCAGTTGATTATGTCGAAGTTCGATTGCCAATTAAAAACAATGATCTGCCCTATATGAACCTGCCAGAGCGCACTCGCTTTGATAACGAAGTAAAAGTCCAACTGCCGAGTGTCACTATATATTCAGAACTCGTGAATGAACAGCAGTGGCAAGGACGAGTGATTAGAACTGAAGGCGCGTTTGATCAAAATTCGCAACAACTCTTTGTTGTTGCGCAAATTGATGACCCTTACGGCGTGGCCTCTACCAATGGTTTACCGCTTAAAATTGGCCAGTACGTACGTGCCGACATCGAAGGTAAATCGCTGAGCAAGGTTATTAAAATCCCAAATAAAGCCATTTATCAGGGCAGCTATGTGTTTGTGGTTAAAGACGGTTTGTTAAAAAGGCAGGCAATCAATATTGCATGGCAAAACAAAGAGTTTGCGCTGTTAGAACAAGGATATACGAAAGGGGAACAAGGATATACGCAAGAGGAACAAGGGCTTACGGAAGGCGATTTATTAGTATTAACGCCTTTAGGGCAGGTGAATTCAGGAACACCTGTTGCTGTAGTGGCTAAAGATGGTCGTAACCTTAACCTAAAACAAAGCCAAAACAACAACCAAGTAACAAGCGCCTCTAATCAAACAACTAGCCAAGCTGCTCGTCAGACGAAACAGCATCGAGGAAAAAAACCGAGCGCGGATCAAGTTCAAGCGTCAAAAAAAGCGCTGATGAATAAGGAGGCAGCATTATGA
- a CDS encoding TolC family protein, with protein sequence MKKSSSKVCSIPTYRPTARVITKVSNSIVCTGLILLTTGCASQSAISELAKKPPLPEQWQTQIAKPQLAIHRTTEPASDSQLAVGELTSNQGVVGEWQLVVNSELLNKLISTGLANNYQLNASYQNLLITKEQLNIADASDFPELSLAINQSRRKSVSAEQASFSNSADLSLQLSYELDIWGKLSAEQRQAQLEYSAAKLDLNQRQNDLISQIVSSWYALAQAQTLVNLYQDRAANLFNNLDIINASYKLGLTDALDVYLAQNEVNSEQARVDAQQQVVLERQRELELLVANYPKGHLVKNTRFELPTFAKQSLSELPASVLTNNFELQSSWLSLLAADAGVAVAHKQRFPSLRLTASGGDSSDELGNLLSGNPLAWSISGAITAPLFNAGRLKSLEQQARLQVKAQEQAYLDQVYSKLADIENQISNHTALTKQLNHIQQAKDNAIAAEDLSFNQYLKGLVNYTTVLEAQRRAFDAQTNLVEITHQIIQNRIAMLTSIGGKNIGAMLADGNLSKNNDGAIALASSTQAETQQVTSDSNRVEKHHDVQ encoded by the coding sequence GTGAAGAAATCGAGTTCTAAAGTTTGCTCAATTCCGACATATCGACCGACGGCACGCGTAATCACCAAAGTATCCAATAGTATTGTGTGCACTGGGCTGATATTACTTACAACAGGTTGTGCCTCTCAATCAGCGATATCAGAATTGGCGAAAAAGCCGCCATTACCAGAGCAGTGGCAAACGCAAATCGCTAAACCACAATTAGCTATACATAGAACAACGGAACCAGCATCAGATAGTCAGTTAGCAGTGGGTGAGCTAACCTCAAATCAAGGTGTGGTGGGTGAATGGCAGTTAGTTGTTAATAGTGAATTACTCAATAAACTTATTAGCACTGGCTTAGCTAATAACTATCAGCTAAACGCTAGCTACCAAAATTTGTTAATCACTAAAGAACAGTTAAATATTGCAGACGCGAGCGATTTTCCGGAACTATCACTTGCCATCAATCAAAGCCGACGAAAATCGGTTAGTGCTGAGCAAGCAAGTTTTTCCAATAGCGCCGACTTAAGTTTACAGCTAAGTTACGAACTAGACATTTGGGGCAAATTGTCAGCGGAGCAGCGGCAAGCGCAGCTTGAGTATTCAGCGGCAAAACTCGATCTTAACCAAAGACAAAATGACCTTATCTCGCAAATCGTATCTTCATGGTATGCCTTGGCACAAGCCCAAACGCTGGTTAACTTGTACCAAGATCGTGCGGCTAACTTATTCAATAACCTCGATATTATCAATGCCTCTTATAAACTTGGTTTAACTGATGCGCTTGATGTTTACCTTGCACAAAATGAAGTTAACAGTGAGCAAGCGCGCGTTGATGCTCAGCAACAAGTGGTATTGGAGCGTCAACGGGAACTGGAACTATTAGTTGCTAATTACCCTAAAGGGCATTTGGTTAAAAATACACGCTTCGAATTGCCAACATTTGCCAAACAGTCGTTGAGTGAATTACCTGCTAGTGTGTTAACTAATAACTTTGAGTTGCAATCAAGCTGGTTGTCTTTGCTCGCTGCCGATGCAGGTGTTGCCGTTGCCCATAAGCAGCGTTTTCCATCACTTAGATTGACGGCATCAGGCGGAGATAGTAGTGACGAGCTGGGAAATCTACTTTCAGGAAACCCGCTCGCTTGGTCAATCAGTGGTGCAATCACAGCTCCTTTGTTTAATGCGGGTCGACTTAAATCGCTTGAACAACAAGCACGTTTGCAAGTTAAAGCGCAAGAGCAAGCCTATTTAGACCAGGTGTACAGTAAGTTGGCTGATATCGAAAACCAAATTAGCAACCATACAGCATTAACCAAGCAACTTAACCATATTCAGCAAGCGAAGGATAATGCTATTGCAGCGGAAGACTTGTCTTTTAATCAGTATTTAAAAGGCTTGGTGAATTACACAACGGTGCTTGAAGCTCAGCGCAGAGCATTTGACGCACAAACCAACTTGGTAGAAATCACCCATCAAATTATTCAAAACCGCATTGCTATGCTAACCAGTATTGGCGGTAAAAACATAGGCGCTATGCTTGCTGACGGTAACTTATCTAAAAATAATGACGGTGCGATAGCATTGGCATCGAGCACGCAAGCAGAAACTCAGCAAGTGACTTCAGACTCTAACCGTGTAGAAAAACATCATGACGTTCAATAA
- a CDS encoding putative bifunctional diguanylate cyclase/phosphodiesterase produces the protein MSSLSKELEQPNKFPSIELKQQSVQPLSTLEQVYTDALLLSNITKIDNTLAIRFTDETGQRKTIALRPVLFKTFVDIVLPLTALIAVAAIMFMMSGKYHRARLNVKMAALVSKAEQTADVFGKELKPDEGQSSLTRINMALDGLSSFANEYHARSINNAHRDRLTGLVNRHRFLEHITERLGENGQQSKKSGLLFIDLDGFKQVNDSFGHSFGDEVLIQVAERLLTIVRTEKLSYECNDNSGLEYSLARLGGDEFTLFVEDLSESSRMIEIAKNVLKEIEKDFVLGNKEIKISASIGIAIYPDSANSPEALVQMADVAMYRAKKEGRGIYRIYSPEMGSNMRRYHYLLEEMRVALDTNSFTLSFQPIINVDGSAISYFEALVRWHHPAEGSIAPSEFIPIAEDSNLILKLGDWILDEACRQMAAWYNAGMSKTRISVNLSGVQLKHRSLYQWVMASLNKIGLPPSSLMLEITESSFIDLSDNTVDELNKLRNEGIIIAIDDFGTGFSSLSLLANLPVDVLKIDKLFVSQATKNTKYNKIIQSIADLSKQLDLKVVAEGIEDIEQLELLKSLGIVYIQGYLISRPQTSAHVGDKVLKQSVSHLSMTGTGVWPPQKSRVVSSALG, from the coding sequence GTGTCTAGTTTATCAAAAGAACTAGAGCAACCGAACAAGTTCCCAAGTATTGAACTCAAACAACAAAGCGTACAACCGCTTTCTACCTTAGAACAAGTCTACACAGATGCCTTGTTACTCAGTAATATCACCAAAATAGATAATACTTTGGCGATCAGGTTTACTGATGAAACAGGGCAACGAAAAACGATCGCCTTAAGGCCTGTACTGTTTAAAACTTTTGTTGATATTGTTCTGCCGCTAACTGCCTTGATCGCTGTCGCTGCCATCATGTTTATGATGTCAGGGAAATATCATCGCGCTCGCCTAAATGTCAAAATGGCTGCTTTAGTTAGTAAAGCAGAGCAAACTGCAGATGTCTTTGGTAAGGAATTAAAACCTGACGAAGGCCAATCATCTCTTACTCGTATCAACATGGCCTTGGATGGCTTATCGTCTTTTGCAAACGAATATCACGCACGTTCAATTAATAATGCTCATCGCGATCGTTTAACTGGTTTAGTGAATCGTCATCGCTTTTTAGAACACATCACGGAAAGGTTGGGAGAGAACGGGCAGCAATCTAAGAAAAGCGGTTTATTGTTTATCGATTTAGACGGTTTCAAACAAGTTAATGACTCATTTGGTCACTCCTTCGGTGACGAAGTACTTATTCAAGTTGCGGAGCGTTTATTAACCATTGTACGCACTGAAAAGCTATCTTATGAATGTAACGATAATTCAGGTCTTGAATACAGCCTTGCCCGTTTAGGTGGTGATGAATTTACCTTATTTGTGGAAGATTTATCTGAGTCTTCACGAATGATTGAAATTGCCAAGAATGTACTAAAAGAAATAGAAAAAGACTTCGTGCTTGGTAATAAAGAAATCAAGATAAGTGCAAGCATTGGTATTGCTATCTATCCAGACAGTGCTAATTCTCCAGAAGCACTGGTTCAAATGGCAGATGTTGCTATGTATCGTGCGAAGAAGGAAGGGCGTGGTATTTATCGCATCTACTCTCCTGAAATGGGCAGTAACATGAGGCGATACCATTATTTACTGGAAGAAATGCGTGTTGCACTTGATACCAATAGTTTTACACTTTCGTTTCAACCGATAATTAATGTAGATGGCAGTGCCATTAGTTATTTTGAGGCATTAGTTCGTTGGCACCACCCAGCTGAAGGTAGTATTGCACCAAGCGAATTTATCCCAATTGCAGAAGACTCCAACTTAATCTTAAAACTAGGTGATTGGATATTAGATGAAGCCTGCCGACAAATGGCCGCATGGTATAATGCGGGTATGTCTAAAACTCGTATTTCGGTAAATTTATCGGGTGTGCAGCTTAAACATCGTTCTTTGTACCAATGGGTGATGGCGAGTTTGAATAAAATTGGCCTGCCACCAAGTTCGTTGATGCTTGAAATTACCGAATCCTCATTTATCGATTTATCTGATAATACTGTTGATGAGCTTAACAAGTTACGCAACGAGGGGATTATTATTGCGATAGATGATTTTGGCACAGGCTTTAGTTCATTATCGTTATTGGCTAATTTGCCAGTCGATGTGCTGAAAATAGATAAATTATTTGTTAGCCAAGCAACAAAAAATACTAAGTACAATAAAATTATCCAATCGATTGCCGATCTCTCTAAGCAACTAGATTTAAAAGTTGTTGCCGAAGGTATTGAGGATATCGAACAATTAGAACTGCTCAAATCTTTGGGTATTGTTTATATCCAAGGTTATTTGATTAGCCGCCCGCAAACATCAGCACATGTTGGTGATAAAGTGCTAAAACAAAGTGTTAGTCACCTTTCTATGACTGGTACTGGTGTCTGGCCACCACAAAAGTCACGCGTTGTGAGTTCTGCATTAGGTTAA
- the pgsA gene encoding CDP-diacylglycerol--glycerol-3-phosphate 3-phosphatidyltransferase: MWTIPNQITLFRIVLIPVFIIVFYLPVSWNHFGAFAIFWLAAVSDALDGYLARKLNQSSAFGAFIDPVADKLMVASALIMIAEDYAVWWISVPAMIMIAREIFISALRELMSSKGKRDTVAVSTLGKYKTAAQMLGIMGLIWQPDYDIPLIVFNFPHEILMGAAYLFYFIATVLTVSTMVSYFKAAWPDLKAE; encoded by the coding sequence ATGTGGACCATTCCTAACCAAATTACCTTATTTCGAATTGTATTAATTCCTGTATTTATCATTGTTTTCTATTTACCTGTCTCATGGAATCATTTCGGTGCGTTTGCCATTTTCTGGTTAGCAGCGGTTAGTGATGCATTAGATGGCTACCTAGCTAGAAAGCTTAATCAATCTTCGGCATTTGGTGCCTTTATTGATCCTGTCGCCGATAAACTTATGGTTGCTTCAGCGCTGATTATGATTGCTGAAGATTATGCCGTGTGGTGGATCTCGGTTCCGGCGATGATAATGATCGCCCGCGAAATTTTTATTAGTGCCTTACGAGAACTGATGTCATCTAAAGGCAAGCGCGACACCGTAGCGGTGTCAACATTAGGTAAATATAAAACGGCTGCACAAATGCTCGGGATCATGGGGTTAATTTGGCAACCAGATTACGATATTCCGTTGATTGTGTTTAATTTCCCACATGAAATTTTAATGGGTGCTGCTTATTTGTTCTATTTCATTGCGACTGTCTTAACGGTCTCAACTATGGTGAGTTATTTCAAAGCTGCATGGCCTGATTTAAAAGCTGAATAA
- the uvrC gene encoding excinuclease ABC subunit UvrC: MPEQTESPELSKQSSPTAQTFDHQSFLKIVTEKAGVYRMYNLEQEVIYVGKAKNLKKRLASYFRKDVASVKTKALVRQILAIDVTITHTEGEALILENNYIKKYQPKYNILLRDDKSYPYLLITSHKHPKLGMHRGVKRQKGEYFGPFPSPGAVWESLRLMQKIFPIRQCEDSYYRARTRPCLQYQLGRCSAPCVDKISEPDYQQQVSLAKLFLRGKSSQVIDTLVGRMEEASMALEFEQAARYRDQIATLRKVQQQQFVSGVAAEMDVIGLYRKGAQVCLHVLFVRDHKILGSKSYYPTLMAEDTDEEIIAAFIGQHYLVNEAFQGAIPKEIVIDYKIESASELSALLSEQSEYEVKISSNVRQERKQYLKLAATNAEQALITRNSEKESMHKRFEQLNEVFELDQQIERLECFDISHTMGQQTVASCVVFNTEGPLKSDYRRYNVKGITPGDDYAAMAFALNKRYGKVTDEDKLPDIVFIDGGKGQLAKAEEFFATLSLSKIPLLVGVAKGESRKPGLETLILAGSHQLISLPATSPALHLVQHIRDESHRFAITGHRAKRQKHAKTSSLESIPGIGAKKRQALLKYLGGMQEVKNADVKTLEKVPGISQTLAQNIYDALHDN, from the coding sequence TTGCCTGAACAAACAGAATCACCTGAACTTTCCAAACAAAGTTCACCAACCGCACAAACTTTTGATCACCAGTCGTTTCTCAAAATAGTAACGGAAAAGGCTGGTGTTTATCGCATGTATAACCTTGAGCAAGAGGTTATTTATGTGGGTAAAGCCAAAAATCTTAAAAAACGCCTCGCCAGTTATTTTCGTAAAGACGTTGCCAGTGTCAAAACCAAAGCCTTAGTGCGGCAAATACTGGCAATTGACGTGACCATCACCCATACCGAGGGTGAAGCGTTAATTCTTGAAAATAACTACATTAAAAAGTACCAGCCTAAATACAATATTCTGTTGCGTGATGATAAGTCGTATCCGTATTTACTGATCACTAGCCATAAACACCCAAAGCTTGGTATGCATCGCGGTGTAAAAAGACAAAAGGGCGAGTACTTTGGCCCGTTCCCAAGCCCTGGTGCTGTTTGGGAGTCGCTGCGCTTAATGCAAAAGATTTTTCCCATTCGACAATGTGAAGACAGCTATTATCGCGCCAGAACACGCCCGTGTTTGCAGTATCAATTAGGCCGATGTTCTGCACCTTGCGTGGATAAAATTTCAGAGCCCGACTATCAGCAGCAAGTTAGCCTTGCCAAGTTATTCCTTCGTGGTAAAAGCTCGCAGGTGATTGACACACTCGTTGGCCGTATGGAAGAAGCGAGTATGGCACTTGAATTTGAGCAGGCGGCACGTTATCGCGATCAAATAGCGACGCTTCGCAAAGTTCAGCAACAGCAATTTGTTAGTGGCGTTGCTGCAGAAATGGACGTTATTGGTTTGTATCGCAAAGGGGCGCAAGTGTGTCTGCACGTGTTATTTGTTCGCGATCATAAAATTCTCGGGAGTAAAAGCTACTATCCAACATTGATGGCGGAAGATACCGACGAAGAAATTATCGCTGCGTTTATTGGCCAACATTATTTAGTCAATGAAGCATTTCAAGGCGCAATACCGAAAGAAATTGTGATCGACTATAAAATTGAAAGTGCCAGCGAACTGTCAGCCTTGTTGTCAGAGCAGTCGGAATACGAAGTTAAAATTTCGAGTAATGTGCGCCAAGAGCGAAAACAGTATTTAAAGCTTGCTGCTACGAATGCTGAACAAGCACTGATCACTCGCAATAGTGAAAAAGAGTCAATGCATAAACGCTTTGAACAATTAAACGAAGTGTTTGAACTAGACCAGCAAATAGAGCGGTTAGAGTGTTTTGATATCAGCCATACTATGGGGCAACAAACGGTTGCTTCTTGTGTGGTGTTTAATACTGAAGGACCGTTGAAAAGCGATTATCGCCGATACAATGTTAAAGGGATAACGCCGGGTGATGATTATGCCGCCATGGCATTCGCGCTCAACAAGCGCTATGGCAAAGTCACTGACGAAGATAAATTACCTGATATTGTCTTTATTGACGGTGGTAAAGGACAGTTAGCTAAAGCAGAAGAGTTTTTCGCCACCTTGTCACTCTCTAAAATACCGCTGTTGGTGGGGGTAGCAAAAGGGGAGTCGCGTAAGCCAGGCTTAGAAACGCTTATTCTCGCAGGTAGCCATCAACTTATTTCATTGCCAGCGACCTCTCCAGCATTGCATTTAGTACAACACATTCGAGATGAGTCGCACCGGTTTGCGATAACGGGTCATCGCGCTAAGCGACAAAAGCACGCGAAAACGTCATCGCTTGAATCTATTCCTGGTATCGGTGCTAAGAAGCGCCAAGCTTTGCTTAAATACCTTGGTGGTATGCAGGAAGTAAAAAATGCCGATGTTAAAACCTTAGAGAAGGTGCCAGGCATCAGCCAAACCCTCGCGCAAAATATATATGATGCGCTGCATGACAATTAG